The Lepisosteus oculatus isolate fLepOcu1 chromosome 4, fLepOcu1.hap2, whole genome shotgun sequence genome window below encodes:
- the LOC107077344 gene encoding hypermethylated in cancer 2 protein-like: MACPLPVSSHALTLLRELNSQRQSGQFCDCVIRLQLHPEKLYIAHRSVLAASSPLLASLLPSQGSLLDLGCPTLTPEAMGLLLEFIYTGTLPPLDLKDSVLSAAVYLEMEQLLQALGHRGAALLGSPGRGESAPVKEQASAESEALRTHRKRRLAEYQPVPRDLPSPLLNGKPEQTTPLVPSCEVVPVIRRASTRGKPEKTSSFPGTQTPLPSQIPGSDMLDLGFHCGESKEAGSGDQGITVSRSGNQPKSHGLQYGTGSYGILKQANWPSALSGTAGAEPPCPLSNPTAAESESSKTSSENSVIISRAAALAESTGPHRAAVTECDDPWDFDEAKGDFWGEAAERCAVGLAAQSERAVVHESTPMRPQACEGVSDSRTRSGLGTEKWPLVPEGALGSNTRTATIQPFSALGSRSPAVVVDDGDNVAAEVHNPGRSENETCSFLTVCGAENDPVHQGEYSHTSTASMGVQTGRNELSQGNGNSSNSDVDTRTFVMAGGGKGCGAMEKREDCRGEKCVFFTNTTGEDTGEFPTDIDDAAARAQRGIRNINRNTRDSEEKWEGLNRRENGENALQIYQAQVTYSCIVKENPEAAEMRDSDNVFANTAFERDPAGLCQPKHSVAVLESALGKDTMVNYSCCALPTVAQPYQCSVCERIFSQRGSLNRHMRSHLGVRPYPCPQCPMTFSRQYRVMEHLRVHQRGQEGPESAGSS, encoded by the exons ATGGCCTGTCCTCTCCCAGTCTCTTCCCACGCCCTCACTCTGCTGAGGGAGCTGAACTCTCAGAGGCAGTCAGGCCAGTTCTGTGACTGTGTGATCAGGTTGCAGCTTCACCCTGAAAAACTCTACATAGCCCACAGAAGTGTCCTGGCTGCCTCAAGCCCTCTCCTGGCTTCCCTTCTCCCCAGTCAGGGCTCTCTGCTCGATCTGGGGTGCCCTACTCTTACCCCTGAAGCCATGGGGCTGCTCCTGGAGTTCATCTACACTGGGACGTTGCCACCACTCGACCTGAAGGACTCTGTGCTGTCGGCTGCTGTCTATCTGGAGATGGAGCAGCTCCTGCAGGCTCTCGGCCACAGAGGGGCTGCGCTGTTGGGGTCACCAGGGCGAGGAGAATCAGCCCCAGTGAAGGAGCAAGCATCAG CAGAGTCTGAAGCACTCAGAACACACCGGAAGAGGCGACTGGCAGAGTACCAGCCAGTGCCAAGAGATCTCCCGTCGCCCCTGCTCAACGGCAAACCCGAACAGACCACACCACTGGTGCCCAGCTGCGAGGTCGTTCCAGTCATTCGGCGTGCAAGCACAAGAGGAAAACCTGAGAAGACATCCTCGTTCCCAGGAACGCAGACTCCCCTCCCGAGCCAGATTCCTGGTTCAGACATGCTGGACTTGGGGTTTCACTGCGGTGAAAGCAAGGAGGCAGGTAGCGGCGACCAAGGAATAACAGTGTCTCGCTCTGGAAACCAGCCCAAGAGTCACGGATTACAGTACGGGACAGGTTCATACGGGATTTTAAAGCAAGCCAACTGGCCTTCAGCACTGAGTGGCACTGCCGGCGCTGAGCCCCCCTGCCCTCTCAGTAACCCAACTGCAGCTGAATCCGAGAGCAGCAAGACGAGCTCTGAGAACAGCGTCATAATCAGCAGAGCCGCGGCGTTGGCAGAAAGCACAGGTCCCCACCGCGCCGCCGTCACCGAGTGTGACGATCCCTGGGATTTCGACGAGGCGAAAGGTGATTTTTGGGGGGAGGCTGCCGAAAGATGTGCTGTAGGGCTCGCAGCACAGAGTGAAAGGGCTGTCGTCCATGAAAGCACACCCATGCGTCCGCAGGCCTGTGAAGGTGTATCCGACAGCAGAACTCGCAGTGGTCTCGGAACTGAAAAGTGGCCCCTCGTACCAGAGGGAGCGCTTGGCAGCAACACTAGAACGGCCACAATACAGCCGTTCTCCGCTTTGGGTAGTAGGAGTCCGGCAGTGGTTGTGGACGACGGTGACAATGTAGCAGCTGAAGTTCACAATCCAGGGCGTTCTGAGAACGAGACCTGTAGCTTCTTGACTGTGTGTGGTGCTGAAAATGATCCCGTACATCAAGGTGAATATTCACACACTTCAACTGCAAGTATGGGTGTTCAGACAGGGCGCAATGAACTCAGCCAGGGAAACGGAAATTCAAGCAATTCTGATGTCGACACGCGGACGTTTGTGATGGCCGGGGGTGGCAAAGGCTGTGGTGCTATGGAAAAAAGGGAGGATTGTAGGGGTgagaagtgtgttttttttaccaataCGACGGGTGAAGACACGGGCGAATTTCCCACAGACATTGATGACGCTGCAGCTAGAGCCCAAAGAGGTATCAGAAACATCAACAGAAACACCAGAGACTCTGAGGAGAAGTGGGAGGGTTTGAACCGAAGAGAGAATGGAGAGAATGCACTCCAAATCTACCAGGCTCAAGTCACATATAGCTGTATTGTAAAGGAAAACCCAGAGGCCGCTGAAATGAGAGATTCCGATAATGTCTTTGCTAACACAGCCTTTGAAAGGGACCCTGCCGGGCTTTGTCAACCAAAGCACAGTGTTGCTGTTCTGGAGAGCGCACTGGGCAAGGACACCATGGTGAATTACAGCTGCTGTGCTCTGCCCACCGTCGCTCAGCCTTACCAGTGCTCTGTGTGCGAGAGGATTTTCAGTCAGCGGGGGTCTCTGAACAGACACATGCGGTCTCACCTGGGGGTCAGGCCCTACCCTTGCCCGCAGTGTCCCATGACTTTCTCACGGCAGTACCGGGTCATGGAGCACTTGCGCGTTCACCAGAGGGGCCAGGAGGGCCCAGAGAGCGCAGGCTCTAGCTAA